Proteins encoded within one genomic window of Natator depressus isolate rNatDep1 chromosome 1, rNatDep2.hap1, whole genome shotgun sequence:
- the LOC141982264 gene encoding endogenous retrovirus group K member 5 Gag polyprotein-like has product MAVENANEDCRRALQAAQASGILELSDMLRACQNIGTQAHKAGVLAAALRKSGKEGKRCYRCGPLWAPARCVQPALKQHGMAPGAVEPHTGVSADLGGERDASRVDNSGMEMEEV; this is encoded by the exons atggcggttgaaaatgcgaacgaggattgccgccgtgctctccaggcagcacaagcctctggaattctagagctgtcagacatgctgcgggcgtgccaaaacatcggaacccaagcacataaagctggagttctggccgccgccctgcggaaaagcgggaaggaggggaagcgttgttaccgctgtg gaccgttgtgggctccggcccggtgtgtgcaaccggcactgaaacagcatggcatggcaccaggggctgtcgaaccccataccggagtttcagctgaccttggaggagaacgcgatgcctcccgggtcgacaacagcgggatggaaatggaagaggtgtag